In one window of Tenacibaculum mesophilum DNA:
- a CDS encoding Ig-like domain-containing protein: MKKIILTLLFLAVFSTYASNDKYRLIITDNPAATIMIGWNQISGSNPIVYYGTTDNGTNWSNYPNSKSVDRSVSYKGMSNTFAKLTGLSPNTNYYFVIKDSQGVSSRFWFKTAPSTNDKMSFIAGGDSRNNRTPRRDANLLVSKLKPTAVFFGGDMTNGDSSSEWQDWFNDWQYTTASDGRMFPIVPTRGNHEGSNNSIYNLFNVPSTSVYYDITFGNNLYTIYTLNSEISAGGSQYSWLSQKLNANNSIWKSAQYHKPMRPHVSSKSEGNDEYASWAQLFYDKGVNLVFESDSHTVKTTWPVKPCSSGSNCDEGFVRDDVNGTVYVGEGCWGAPLRSSNDSKNWTRDASTFNQFKWIFVEESKIEVRTIKVDNASSVGSVSNQNPFTIPSNLDIWNPSNGSVVTIISSNVSYPEVTITNPSSGASHTVNTPVTISATATDSDGTISSVKFYVNNTLVETDMSTPYSYNWTPTNNNQSYTIKAIATDNDGYETTSEEVLVFVGNVSKTVTSTINSTNDDAEQYESSGQMYMNSSDLELVYDGSSKGNQHVGMLFRNLNIPANATITNAYIQFTTDETNSGSTSLTIKIQDSSNAPDITSQSYNITSRSYYSQSVAWNPSSWSSVGASGTAQRTPDLKSLVQYVVNKSNWSSGNSMMFYISGTGERTAESYDGSSASAPKLMVTYSTGSPDNGGGEIPECEDINVTITFDKYSYETSWTLKDNNGQTVISGGDYTQGNGESITVSKCIPVGCYDFTINDEYGDGICCSYGSGSYEITNSKGDVLASGGSFGSSETKQVCLNTSTAAKEQLRSKKTEETNNSEMSIYPNPAVDRIYIKGGKNTFLWIAKIVDVSGRKVIEIPVINNSIDVSTISNNSIYIVEIYDELGQKKLSEKIMKK; this comes from the coding sequence ATGAAAAAAATTATTTTAACACTGTTATTTTTAGCAGTTTTTAGTACTTACGCCTCTAATGATAAGTACCGATTAATCATCACAGACAATCCAGCAGCAACTATAATGATTGGTTGGAACCAAATTTCAGGATCTAACCCAATTGTATACTATGGAACGACTGATAATGGAACTAACTGGTCAAATTATCCAAACTCTAAATCTGTAGACCGTTCAGTTTCTTATAAAGGAATGAGTAATACTTTTGCTAAACTAACGGGTTTGAGTCCTAACACAAACTATTATTTTGTAATTAAAGATAGCCAAGGGGTGAGTAGTCGATTCTGGTTTAAAACAGCTCCAAGCACCAATGATAAAATGTCGTTTATTGCAGGAGGAGATTCAAGAAACAATAGAACACCGAGAAGAGATGCTAACTTATTAGTTTCTAAATTAAAACCAACTGCAGTGTTTTTTGGAGGAGATATGACTAATGGAGACTCTAGCTCTGAATGGCAAGATTGGTTTAACGATTGGCAATACACAACAGCAAGTGACGGAAGAATGTTTCCTATTGTACCAACAAGAGGAAATCACGAAGGCTCAAATAATAGTATTTATAACTTGTTTAATGTTCCTTCAACGAGTGTTTATTACGATATCACATTTGGAAATAACTTGTATACAATTTATACATTGAACTCTGAGATTTCTGCAGGAGGGAGTCAGTATTCATGGCTAAGTCAAAAGTTGAATGCTAATAACTCTATTTGGAAGTCGGCTCAATACCATAAACCGATGCGTCCACACGTATCATCAAAATCAGAAGGAAATGATGAATACGCTAGTTGGGCTCAATTATTTTATGACAAAGGAGTGAACTTGGTATTTGAATCAGATTCTCATACAGTAAAAACTACATGGCCAGTAAAACCTTGTTCCAGCGGAAGTAATTGCGATGAAGGCTTTGTTAGAGACGATGTAAACGGAACCGTTTATGTAGGAGAAGGTTGCTGGGGAGCACCTTTACGCTCTTCGAATGATTCAAAAAACTGGACGAGAGATGCGAGTACCTTTAATCAATTTAAATGGATTTTTGTTGAAGAATCTAAAATAGAGGTTAGAACGATTAAGGTAGATAATGCGAGTAGTGTAGGTTCAGTTTCAAATCAAAATCCATTCACAATACCCTCTAATTTAGATATATGGAACCCATCTAACGGAAGTGTAGTAACAATTATAAGTAGTAATGTTAGCTATCCAGAAGTTACAATTACAAATCCATCATCAGGCGCATCACATACCGTAAACACTCCAGTAACAATTTCTGCTACTGCAACCGATAGTGATGGAACTATTTCAAGTGTTAAGTTTTACGTAAATAATACTTTAGTAGAAACTGATATGAGTACTCCTTATTCTTATAACTGGACACCAACAAATAATAACCAATCATATACTATTAAAGCAATAGCAACAGATAATGATGGATATGAAACTACTTCTGAAGAAGTTTTAGTTTTTGTAGGAAACGTTTCTAAAACTGTTACTTCAACAATCAATAGTACCAATGATGATGCTGAACAATATGAATCGTCAGGGCAAATGTATATGAACAGTTCTGATTTAGAATTGGTTTATGATGGAAGCTCAAAAGGAAACCAGCATGTAGGAATGCTATTTAGAAACTTAAATATACCTGCAAATGCTACGATAACGAATGCGTATATACAATTTACAACAGATGAAACAAATTCAGGAAGCACATCATTAACAATCAAAATTCAAGATTCGTCAAATGCACCAGATATTACTTCTCAAAGCTATAATATAACTTCAAGAAGTTATTACAGTCAATCGGTTGCTTGGAATCCTAGTTCTTGGAGTTCTGTTGGAGCATCTGGAACAGCACAAAGAACTCCTGATTTAAAATCACTGGTACAATACGTTGTGAACAAGTCCAATTGGAGTTCTGGTAACTCTATGATGTTTTATATTTCTGGAACAGGTGAACGAACGGCAGAATCATATGATGGAAGTAGTGCTAGTGCTCCAAAATTGATGGTTACTTATAGTACAGGATCTCCTGATAATGGTGGAGGAGAGATTCCAGAATGTGAGGATATAAACGTAACAATTACTTTTGATAAATATTCTTACGAAACTTCTTGGACCTTGAAGGATAACAATGGACAAACAGTGATAAGCGGAGGTGATTATACTCAAGGAAATGGAGAGTCTATTACTGTGTCAAAATGTATACCTGTAGGATGTTATGATTTTACAATTAATGACGAATATGGTGATGGTATATGTTGCAGTTATGGAAGTGGTTCATATGAAATAACAAATAGCAAAGGTGACGTATTAGCTTCAGGAGGAAGTTTTGGCTCATCTGAAACCAAACAAGTTTGTTTGAATACTTCTACTGCTGCAAAGGAGCAATTAAGAAGTAAAAAAACAGAAGAAACAAACAATTCAGAAATGAGTATTTATCCAAACCCAGCTGTTGATAGGATTTATATTAAAGGAGGAAAGAATACATTTTTATGGATTGCAAAAATAGTAGACGTATCAGGAAGAAAAGTAATAGAAATACCTGTAATTAATAACTCAATAGATGTTTCTACAATTTCAAATAACTCAATTTATATTGTTGAAATATATGATGAATTAGGACAAAAGAAACTTTCTGAAAAGATAATGAAGAAATAG
- the atpG gene encoding ATP synthase F1 subunit gamma: MANLKEIRNRITSIKSTMQITSAMKMVSAAKLKKAQDAITAMRPYSSKLTELLQSLSATLDSDAGGIYSTEREVNKVLLVTITSNRGLCGGFNSSIIKETVKTINEKYNNTAVELLTIGKKGNDILSKDYTVVENRNDIFDNLTFDNVAEVAEQLMNLFVDGSYDKIEIIYNRFKNAATQIPQVEQFLPIQPIEGETNANLDYIFEPSKEEIILELIPKSLKTQLYKAIRDSFAAEHGARMTAMHKATDNATELRDELLLTYNKARQAAITNEILEIVGGAEALNN; encoded by the coding sequence ATGGCAAACTTAAAAGAAATACGTAACAGAATTACTTCGATTAAATCAACAATGCAGATTACCTCTGCCATGAAAATGGTATCGGCTGCAAAGTTGAAAAAAGCTCAAGATGCAATTACAGCAATGCGTCCGTATTCATCTAAGCTTACCGAATTATTACAAAGCTTAAGTGCTACATTAGATAGCGATGCAGGTGGAATATATTCAACAGAAAGAGAAGTAAATAAAGTATTGTTAGTTACTATAACTTCAAACAGAGGTTTATGTGGAGGTTTTAATTCATCTATCATTAAAGAAACAGTTAAAACAATTAACGAGAAATATAATAATACTGCTGTTGAATTATTAACAATTGGTAAAAAAGGAAACGATATTCTATCAAAAGATTACACCGTTGTAGAAAATAGAAACGATATTTTTGATAACTTAACTTTTGATAACGTTGCTGAAGTTGCTGAACAGTTAATGAATTTATTTGTAGATGGTTCTTACGATAAAATAGAAATCATTTACAACAGATTTAAAAATGCAGCGACTCAAATACCACAAGTAGAACAATTCTTGCCAATTCAACCTATAGAAGGAGAAACAAATGCTAATTTAGATTATATTTTTGAACCGTCTAAAGAGGAGATTATTTTAGAATTAATTCCTAAGTCATTAAAAACGCAATTATACAAAGCAATTCGTGATTCATTTGCTGCCGAACACGGTGCTCGTATGACTGCAATGCATAAAGCAACAGATAATGCAACAGAACTACGTGATGAGTTATTATTAACTTATAACAAAGCACGTCAAGCTGCAATTACAAACGAGATTTTAGAAATAGTTGGTGGGGCAGAAGCTTTAAATAACTAG
- the atpA gene encoding F0F1 ATP synthase subunit alpha has product MAAIKPAEVSAILKEQLTNFESKASLNEVGTVLQVGDGIARVYGLSNVQYGELVEFDNGLEGIVLNLEEDNAGVVLLGASTSVREGSTVKRTERIASLKAGEGIVGRVVNTLGQPIDGKGPIEGETFEMPLERKAPGVIFREPVTEPMQTGIKSIDAMIPVGRGQRELIIGDRQTGKSTVAIDTILNQKEFYDAGQPVYCIYVAIGQKASTVAAIANMLEEKGALAYTTIVAANASDPAPMQVYAPFAGAAIGEYFRDTGRPALIVYDDLSKQAVAYREVSLLLRRPPGREAYPGDVFYLHSRLLERAAKVIADDSIAKDMNDLPESLKSKVKGGGSLTALPIIETQAGDVSAYIPTNVISITDGQIFLESDLFNSGVRPAINVGISVSRVGGSAQIKSMKKVSGTLKLDQAQYRELEAFAKFGSDLDAATLNVIEKGKRNVEILKQAQNDPYTVEDQVAIIYAGSKNLLKDVPVNKVKEFEKDYLEYLNAKHRDTLDTLKAGKLTDEVIDTLRDAAKEISAKFSA; this is encoded by the coding sequence ATGGCAGCAATTAAACCAGCTGAAGTATCAGCAATTTTAAAGGAACAATTAACAAATTTTGAGTCTAAAGCTTCATTAAATGAAGTAGGGACTGTATTACAAGTAGGTGATGGTATTGCACGTGTTTATGGATTATCTAACGTACAATACGGAGAATTAGTAGAATTCGATAACGGATTAGAAGGTATCGTATTAAACTTAGAAGAGGATAATGCAGGTGTTGTATTATTAGGAGCTTCTACTTCAGTAAGAGAAGGATCTACTGTAAAACGTACAGAAAGAATTGCTTCTTTAAAAGCTGGAGAAGGAATTGTAGGACGTGTTGTTAACACTTTAGGGCAACCAATCGATGGTAAAGGACCAATCGAAGGGGAAACTTTTGAAATGCCTTTAGAGCGTAAAGCACCAGGAGTTATCTTCCGTGAGCCTGTAACTGAGCCAATGCAAACAGGTATCAAATCTATCGATGCAATGATTCCAGTAGGACGTGGTCAACGTGAGTTAATCATTGGAGATCGTCAAACAGGTAAATCAACTGTTGCTATTGATACTATCTTAAATCAAAAAGAATTTTATGATGCAGGACAACCAGTGTACTGTATCTACGTAGCTATCGGTCAAAAAGCTTCAACAGTAGCAGCAATTGCTAACATGTTAGAAGAAAAAGGAGCGTTAGCATATACAACTATCGTTGCTGCAAATGCATCTGACCCTGCACCTATGCAGGTATATGCACCATTTGCAGGAGCTGCAATTGGAGAATATTTCCGTGATACTGGTAGACCAGCTTTAATTGTTTATGATGATTTATCTAAGCAAGCAGTAGCGTATCGTGAGGTATCTTTATTATTAAGAAGACCTCCAGGACGTGAGGCTTACCCAGGGGATGTATTCTACTTACACTCAAGATTATTAGAACGTGCTGCTAAGGTAATTGCTGATGATTCTATTGCAAAAGATATGAATGATTTACCAGAATCATTAAAATCTAAAGTAAAAGGAGGAGGATCTTTGACTGCATTACCAATTATCGAAACTCAAGCAGGAGACGTTTCAGCATATATTCCAACAAACGTAATTTCGATTACTGATGGTCAGATATTCTTAGAGTCTGATTTATTCAACTCAGGGGTTCGTCCAGCAATTAACGTAGGTATTTCTGTATCACGTGTAGGAGGTTCGGCTCAGATTAAATCAATGAAGAAAGTATCTGGTACACTAAAGTTAGATCAAGCTCAGTACCGTGAATTAGAAGCATTCGCTAAGTTTGGTTCTGACTTAGATGCTGCAACTTTAAATGTAATTGAAAAGGGTAAGCGTAACGTAGAGATCTTAAAGCAAGCTCAAAACGATCCTTATACTGTAGAAGATCAGGTAGCTATTATTTATGCAGGTTCTAAGAACTTGTTAAAAGATGTGCCTGTAAACAAGGTAAAAGAATTTGAAAAAGATTATTTAGAGTACTTAAATGCGAAGCATAGAGATACTTTAGATACTTTAAAAGCAGGGAAATTAACTGATGAAGTAATTGATACTTTAAGAGACGCTGCTAAAGAAATTTCAGCTAAATTTTCAGCTTAA
- the atpH gene encoding ATP synthase F1 subunit delta, translating into MKESRAALRYAKAILNLAKESGNEALVNDNMKLIVDTIAESADLDVMLKSPVIKAADKRKVLNALFGDKVDNIVKGLFNLLEENKRMVMLDPIAKQYAVIYDHYKNTKIARVTTAVALTKELEDKIQAKIVALTGNNASIENIVNPEILGGFILRVGDVQYDASISSQFNELRREFDNGHYIPKI; encoded by the coding sequence ATGAAAGAATCAAGAGCAGCATTACGTTACGCCAAAGCAATTTTAAATTTAGCTAAAGAATCAGGAAATGAAGCTTTAGTAAATGATAACATGAAGTTAATCGTAGATACAATTGCCGAAAGCGCTGATTTAGATGTTATGCTTAAAAGTCCTGTAATTAAAGCTGCAGATAAGCGTAAAGTTTTAAATGCACTTTTTGGAGATAAAGTAGACAACATAGTAAAAGGGTTGTTTAATTTATTAGAGGAAAATAAGCGTATGGTGATGTTAGACCCTATTGCTAAGCAATATGCAGTTATATATGATCACTATAAGAACACAAAAATTGCCAGAGTTACAACCGCAGTAGCTTTAACAAAAGAGTTAGAAGATAAAATACAAGCTAAAATTGTAGCCCTTACAGGAAACAATGCAAGTATTGAGAATATAGTAAATCCAGAGATATTAGGAGGATTTATCTTACGAGTTGGAGATGTGCAGTATGATGCAAGTATCTCTAGTCAATTTAATGAGTTAAGGAGAGAGTTTGACAACGGTCATTACATTCCAAAAATTTAA
- a CDS encoding F0F1 ATP synthase subunit B, whose translation MGIFNDFSVGLFFMQLVILALLIFIMAKFAWKPILNALNEREEGIQGALDAAENARKEMQNLQADNERLAKEARAERDAMMKEAREIKDKIIADAKKEAEDQTTIMIDNAKATIKQEQQAAIAELKKTVGNLSIEIAQKVVRKELASQDEQLKLVEGMLEEVTLN comes from the coding sequence ATGGGAATATTTAATGACTTTTCTGTAGGGTTGTTTTTTATGCAACTAGTAATTTTAGCTTTATTAATCTTTATAATGGCAAAGTTTGCATGGAAGCCTATTTTAAATGCGTTAAATGAGCGTGAGGAAGGGATTCAAGGTGCTTTAGATGCTGCAGAAAATGCACGTAAGGAAATGCAAAACTTGCAAGCGGATAACGAAAGATTAGCAAAAGAAGCCAGAGCAGAGAGAGATGCAATGATGAAAGAAGCTCGTGAGATAAAAGATAAAATTATAGCTGATGCTAAAAAAGAAGCAGAGGATCAGACTACTATAATGATAGATAATGCAAAAGCTACAATAAAACAAGAGCAACAAGCAGCTATCGCTGAGTTAAAGAAAACAGTAGGTAACTTATCTATCGAAATAGCTCAAAAGGTAGTAAGAAAAGAATTAGCTTCACAAGATGAACAATTAAAGCTTGTGGAAGGAATGTTAGAAGAGGTTACTTTAAACTAA
- the atpE gene encoding ATP synthase F0 subunit C: protein MTLNLVGAGLIVIGAGLGLGKIGSSAMEAIARQPEAAGKIQTAMIIIGALLEGLAFGALLLG, encoded by the coding sequence ATGACACTTAATTTAGTTGGAGCAGGATTAATCGTAATCGGAGCAGGATTAGGATTAGGGAAAATCGGTAGTAGTGCAATGGAAGCTATTGCTCGTCAACCAGAAGCTGCTGGTAAAATCCAAACTGCAATGATTATTATTGGAGCATTATTAGAAGGTTTAGCATTCGGTGCTTTACTTTTAGGATAA
- the atpB gene encoding F0F1 ATP synthase subunit A, translating to MMVANKTIKFLTLLTLVFSSLTAFAGGDDTTSNDSGRINTKESIDAYIKHHLADSHDFNLFSYTNDAGERKHIGFPLPVIVKTTKGIKFFMSSKFHHNDDGTLVVDAGDVKLVKIHSKIYELNAGEEVVAFDEEHHATNAQKVLDLSITKSVFGMFLAGLLMFFGFRSLASGYKKGPIPTGVARILEPLVLYVRDEIARPNIGEKHYRKFMGFLLTVFFFIWVLNLLGLTPLGFNVTGQIAVTVCLALFTFVIVQFSGNKDYWKHIFWMPGVPVLMKLVLAPIEVLGMLTKPFSLFVRLFANITAGHSVVMGIAALMILLKAKFGTAGATGISFFLTLFLTIIELLVAFLQAYIFTMLSSLFIGMAVEEHDHH from the coding sequence ATGATGGTAGCAAACAAAACTATCAAGTTTTTAACACTTTTAACACTTGTGTTTTCATCGTTAACTGCATTTGCAGGTGGAGACGATACAACTTCTAATGATAGTGGTAGAATTAACACTAAAGAGTCAATAGATGCTTATATTAAGCATCACTTGGCAGATTCTCATGATTTTAACTTGTTTTCATATACAAATGATGCAGGAGAGCGTAAGCATATAGGCTTTCCATTGCCCGTTATAGTGAAAACTACTAAAGGAATTAAGTTTTTCATGTCGTCAAAATTTCATCATAACGATGATGGTACATTGGTTGTGGATGCAGGTGATGTGAAATTGGTGAAAATACATAGTAAAATATATGAATTAAATGCGGGTGAAGAAGTGGTTGCTTTTGATGAGGAGCATCATGCTACTAACGCACAGAAAGTATTGGATTTGTCTATTACCAAAAGTGTGTTTGGTATGTTTTTGGCAGGTTTGTTAATGTTCTTTGGATTTAGAAGTTTGGCTTCTGGGTACAAAAAAGGACCAATACCAACAGGTGTAGCACGTATATTAGAACCTTTAGTTTTGTATGTAAGAGATGAAATTGCACGTCCTAATATTGGAGAGAAACATTACCGTAAATTTATGGGGTTCTTATTAACGGTGTTTTTCTTTATTTGGGTTTTAAACTTATTAGGATTAACCCCGTTAGGTTTTAACGTAACAGGTCAAATAGCAGTAACAGTTTGTTTAGCCTTATTTACATTTGTTATCGTACAATTTAGCGGAAATAAAGATTATTGGAAACATATCTTCTGGATGCCAGGTGTGCCAGTCTTAATGAAATTAGTATTAGCACCAATTGAGGTGTTGGGTATGTTAACTAAGCCATTTTCTTTATTTGTGCGTTTGTTTGCGAATATTACTGCAGGACACTCAGTAGTTATGGGTATCGCAGCGTTAATGATTTTATTAAAAGCAAAGTTTGGAACAGCGGGAGCAACAGGAATCTCTTTCTTTTTAACCTTGTTTTTAACTATTATAGAGTTGTTGGTAGCTTTTCTACAAGCTTATATTTTCACCATGTTATCATCGTTATTTATTGGTATGGCGGTAGAAGAACATGACCATCACTAA
- a CDS encoding DUF6168 family protein gives MSKRILVFSSIILVLGIGGFFLNSFLLSNAGVTLSFSVLQVYCFNVIATILIYSLIEWVLGYLPNETGYLYLGMLMVKFGIFILLFQKSIFSEAGLTNPEKATLLIPIMVFLAIETVALSKILNTK, from the coding sequence ATGAGTAAACGAATTTTAGTATTTTCTTCTATTATATTAGTATTAGGTATAGGAGGCTTCTTTTTAAACAGTTTTTTGCTTTCTAATGCGGGTGTAACACTTTCTTTTTCTGTATTACAAGTATACTGTTTTAATGTAATAGCAACTATTTTAATTTATTCTTTAATAGAATGGGTACTTGGATATTTACCAAATGAAACAGGATATTTATATTTAGGAATGTTAATGGTAAAATTCGGAATTTTTATTTTACTATTCCAAAAGAGTATTTTTTCAGAAGCAGGGTTAACAAACCCAGAAAAAGCAACCTTATTAATTCCTATTATGGTGTTTTTAGCTATCGAAACTGTAGCGTTGTCAAAAATACTTAACACTAAATAG
- a CDS encoding AtpZ/AtpI family protein has protein sequence MSKDSKKKPLNKYIRFTGVALQMGLTIYLGSLLGKWLDQKYPNNNQLYVKICTLAAVFGAIYSVIRQVIKITDNNE, from the coding sequence ATGAGCAAGGACTCAAAGAAAAAACCGCTTAATAAATACATACGATTCACAGGAGTCGCACTTCAAATGGGATTAACTATTTACCTAGGAAGTTTGCTAGGTAAATGGTTAGACCAAAAATATCCAAACAACAACCAACTTTACGTAAAAATTTGTACACTTGCAGCAGTTTTTGGTGCTATTTACTCTGTAATACGCCAAGTAATTAAGATAACCGACAATAATGAGTAA
- a CDS encoding bactofilin family protein: MFGKESKKTGENKVAERNIIGKNTKIIGEIISEGDFRIDGILEGTIETKGRVIIGNTGLIKGKVECTNADIEGEFSGELFVSNTLTVKSSANINGDVIIGKLSVEPGAEFNATCAMKGAVKELNKNEQGLKEKTA; this comes from the coding sequence ATGTTTGGTAAAGAGAGTAAAAAAACAGGAGAAAACAAAGTTGCAGAGAGAAACATTATAGGAAAAAACACTAAAATAATAGGTGAGATTATTTCAGAAGGAGATTTTAGAATAGATGGAATATTAGAAGGAACCATAGAAACTAAAGGAAGAGTAATAATTGGAAATACTGGTTTAATTAAAGGAAAAGTTGAATGTACTAATGCAGATATAGAAGGAGAGTTTTCAGGAGAGCTTTTTGTTTCAAACACTCTTACAGTAAAATCTTCAGCAAATATTAATGGTGATGTAATTATAGGAAAATTATCTGTAGAACCAGGAGCAGAATTTAATGCCACTTGTGCCATGAAAGGAGCGGTAAAAGAATTAAATAAAAATGAGCAAGGACTCAAAGAAAAAACCGCTTAA